In Nitrosophilus labii, the following proteins share a genomic window:
- a CDS encoding Uma2 family endonuclease, which produces MPAIKIDKIYYTYDDYKNWEGDWELINGIPYAMAPAPVKKHQSIASAIISNFYEQLDSCLKCEVLGEIDYKISEDTVVRPDVVLTCDEENEAYLTKTPEIIVEIVSKNSVKKDEIYKFSLYEAEKVKYYVIVYPEDLRAKIFKHNGKRYEKVGDFFKESYFFEDTSCKVSLDFDKVFKRLRKQI; this is translated from the coding sequence TATACTTATGACGATTATAAAAACTGGGAGGGGGATTGGGAGTTAATAAATGGTATACCGTATGCTATGGCGCCGGCACCGGTAAAAAAACATCAAAGTATTGCAAGCGCTATTATTTCAAATTTTTATGAACAATTAGATAGTTGTTTAAAATGTGAAGTTTTAGGGGAAATTGATTATAAAATTTCAGAAGATACTGTAGTTAGACCAGATGTTGTATTAACTTGCGATGAGGAAAATGAGGCATATCTTACAAAAACTCCGGAAATAATAGTAGAAATAGTCAGTAAAAATAGCGTAAAAAAAGATGAGATTTATAAATTTAGCCTATATGAAGCTGAAAAAGTAAAATATTATGTCATTGTCTATCCGGAAGATTTAAGGGCAAAAATTTTTAAACATAATGGAAAAAGATATGAAAAAGTTGGAGATTTTTTTAAAGAGAGCTATTTTTTTGAAGATACCTCTTGTAAAGTCAGTTTAGATTTTGATAAAGTTTTTAAAAGATTAAGAAAACAGATATGA
- the cysE gene encoding serine O-acetyltransferase: MKNISLWEIIKEDFAIAFERDPAIKSKFELFTNYPGVWALFWYRIANRFYKKGFHVIARIIMGINQIFTGIDIHPAATIGRRVFIDHGIGVVIGETAEIGDDVLIYQQVTLGGVSLHKGKRHPTIKSGTVIGAGAKVLGNITLGKNVKIGANSVVVKDVPDDSTAVGIPARVIKKGFDKSMLSHNKLPDIDKEMFEYLIKRVALLEHALLTGNKDILKEEEELEHIYEAFIKSMKE, encoded by the coding sequence ATGAAAAATATCTCACTATGGGAGATAATTAAAGAGGATTTTGCTATAGCTTTCGAAAGAGATCCCGCTATAAAATCTAAATTTGAGCTTTTTACAAACTATCCAGGAGTTTGGGCGCTTTTTTGGTATAGAATAGCAAACAGATTCTATAAAAAAGGCTTTCACGTAATTGCTAGAATTATAATGGGTATAAATCAGATTTTTACTGGTATCGATATTCACCCAGCTGCAACAATTGGAAGAAGAGTTTTTATAGATCACGGTATAGGAGTCGTTATAGGAGAGACAGCCGAGATTGGAGATGATGTTTTAATCTATCAACAAGTAACTTTAGGAGGAGTAAGTCTTCATAAAGGTAAAAGACACCCTACTATAAAAAGTGGGACTGTAATAGGAGCAGGAGCAAAAGTTTTAGGAAATATAACTTTAGGTAAAAATGTTAAAATAGGTGCAAACTCCGTAGTTGTAAAAGACGTACCTGACGATTCTACAGCAGTTGGAATACCGGCACGTGTTATTAAAAAAGGCTTTGACAAATCAATGTTAAGTCACAACAAACTTCCAGACATCGATAAAGAGATGTTTGAGTATCTCATAAAACGGGTTGCACTTTTGGAACATGCATTATTGACCGGAAACAAAGATATTTTAAAAGAAGAAGAAGAGCTTGAACATATTTACGAAGCATTTATCAAATCGATGAAAGAATAA
- the speA gene encoding biosynthetic arginine decarboxylase, with the protein MFDYGIKIWSNNNFVIEDGLVKVNYKTKPSLLEITKKIRQTGIRGPLLLRFPHLIKKQIDTLYKEFHRAMKVFKYQGKFNAVFPLKVNQFPNFVTSLVSIAKEYNYGLEAGSKAELIIAMAYNNKNAPITVNGFKDKGMINLGFIAAKMGFDITLTIEGLNELETILEVAQELSEPIPNIGLRIRLHSSGIGIWAKSGGINSKFGLTSTELLEAVELLKENDLLDRFKMIHFHIGSQISEIAPVKRALREAGNMYAELRKMGAKNLKAINLGGGLAIEYSQHENFHTINYTITEFTNDVVFLLKEIAEQKGVIQPDIYTESGRFIAANHAVLITPVLELFSQEYTEKGLKLKKNNPPLVQELYDLYKSINKKNAIEYLHDSLDHMESLLTLFDLGYIDLQDRSNTEILVHLIIKKAIELMKNSKYQELKKIQDRVQERYLLNFSLFQSLPDFWGLKQRFPVMPLNNLDVQPTRSASLWDITCDSDGEIDFNIDYPLYLHDIDLKKEEYFLAFFLVGAYQEILGMKHNLFTHPTEVTVEFNEERYTLERIVEAQSILDILYDLDYDLNELQSNLKTNLANSELIDEEEKEKIFELLALILNENSYLKMSPKKESE; encoded by the coding sequence ATGTTCGATTATGGAATAAAAATATGGTCAAACAACAACTTTGTCATTGAAGATGGACTTGTAAAAGTCAATTACAAAACAAAACCGTCACTACTTGAGATCACCAAAAAAATACGTCAAACAGGTATCAGGGGACCGCTTCTTTTAAGATTTCCGCACCTTATAAAAAAACAGATAGACACTCTTTACAAAGAGTTCCACAGAGCGATGAAAGTTTTCAAATACCAAGGAAAATTTAACGCAGTTTTTCCTTTAAAAGTAAATCAGTTTCCAAACTTTGTAACCTCTTTAGTATCAATCGCAAAAGAGTACAACTACGGTTTAGAAGCCGGCAGTAAAGCCGAACTGATAATTGCAATGGCTTATAACAACAAAAACGCCCCTATTACGGTAAACGGCTTTAAAGACAAAGGTATGATAAATCTTGGCTTTATAGCGGCCAAAATGGGATTTGATATAACTTTAACGATAGAGGGGTTAAATGAACTTGAAACTATTTTAGAAGTGGCACAAGAACTTAGCGAACCCATACCCAATATAGGACTTCGTATAAGACTACATAGCTCAGGAATAGGCATTTGGGCAAAAAGCGGCGGAATCAACTCAAAATTCGGTCTTACTTCGACCGAACTCTTAGAAGCCGTTGAACTTTTAAAAGAAAATGATCTTTTAGATAGATTTAAAATGATTCATTTTCACATAGGAAGTCAGATAAGTGAAATAGCTCCCGTAAAAAGAGCTTTGAGAGAAGCGGGTAATATGTATGCGGAATTAAGAAAAATGGGAGCAAAAAACTTAAAAGCCATTAATCTTGGAGGTGGCTTAGCCATCGAGTATTCGCAACATGAAAACTTTCATACAATAAACTATACTATTACAGAGTTTACAAATGATGTGGTTTTTTTACTAAAAGAAATAGCGGAACAAAAAGGGGTTATTCAGCCGGATATCTATACGGAATCCGGAAGATTCATAGCTGCCAATCACGCCGTATTGATAACTCCGGTGTTAGAGCTCTTTAGCCAAGAATATACGGAAAAAGGTCTAAAACTCAAAAAAAATAACCCCCCTTTGGTTCAAGAACTTTATGATCTATACAAAAGTATTAACAAAAAAAACGCTATTGAGTATCTTCACGACAGTTTAGATCATATGGAATCGCTTCTAACACTTTTTGATCTTGGTTATATAGATTTGCAAGATAGAAGCAATACGGAAATTTTGGTACACCTAATCATAAAAAAAGCTATAGAGCTTATGAAAAACTCAAAATATCAAGAACTTAAAAAGATACAAGATAGAGTACAGGAAAGATATCTTTTAAATTTCTCTTTGTTTCAGAGTCTTCCTGACTTTTGGGGACTAAAACAGAGATTTCCGGTTATGCCTCTAAACAATCTTGACGTTCAACCTACAAGAAGTGCATCTTTATGGGACATAACATGTGACAGTGATGGAGAAATCGATTTTAATATCGACTACCCTTTATATCTTCACGATATTGATCTTAAAAAAGAGGAGTATTTTTTAGCCTTTTTCCTAGTAGGAGCTTATCAAGAAATCTTAGGAATGAAACATAATCTTTTTACCCACCCTACGGAAGTTACGGTAGAGTTTAACGAAGAGAGATACACTCTTGAAAGGATTGTGGAAGCTCAAAGTATTTTGGATATACTGTACGATTTAGATTATGATCTAAACGAACTCCAAAGCAATCTTAAAACAAATCTTGCTAATTCCGAGCTAATTGATGAAGAAGAGAAAGAGAAGATATTTGAACTTTTGGCACTTATACTAAACGAAAATAGTTATTTAAAAATGTCACCAAAAAAGGAAAGTGAATGA
- the hisS gene encoding histidine--tRNA ligase, with protein MAIKALRGMKDILPPLSEKYLYFLQNASRLAENFGFKYIETPILEETALFKRSVGESSDIVGKEMYQFIDKGGNDVCLRPEGTAGVVRSFIEHKLDRQEGNFRYFYYGPMFRYERPQKGRFREFHQFGCESFGEQSVFEDANMIMLVKEILEFFNIDYTLKINSLGCPKCMPKYKTKLIEFLEKVEAKICEDCARRKATNPIRVLDCKIDACKDVYVDAPKLLENLCDECKSDFSTLQELLKANRIDFEVDIFLVRGLDYYTKTAFEFVSGHLGAQNAIAGGGRFDRLVEFLGGKPTPAIGFAIGVERILDLIELPQKQREGVYLGVMIEEALPLAFEIASNLRKKIFVEFPYKKKSLKAHLKGADKTNTRYAAIIGEDEFKQKSIWLKDLEEKKEEIINIEEFLKRFGD; from the coding sequence ATGGCAATAAAAGCTTTAAGAGGAATGAAAGATATACTCCCTCCGCTTAGTGAAAAATATCTATATTTTCTACAAAACGCGAGCCGCCTTGCGGAAAATTTCGGATTTAAATATATCGAAACGCCTATTTTAGAAGAGACGGCATTGTTTAAAAGAAGTGTGGGCGAGTCAAGCGATATAGTAGGTAAAGAGATGTATCAGTTTATCGATAAAGGCGGCAACGACGTCTGTCTTAGACCCGAAGGTACTGCCGGAGTAGTAAGAAGTTTCATAGAACATAAACTCGATCGCCAAGAGGGAAATTTTAGATATTTTTACTACGGTCCTATGTTCAGATACGAAAGACCTCAAAAAGGAAGATTTAGAGAGTTTCATCAGTTTGGATGCGAAAGTTTCGGTGAGCAAAGCGTATTTGAAGACGCAAACATGATAATGTTAGTTAAAGAGATTTTGGAATTTTTCAATATAGATTATACTCTTAAAATAAACTCATTGGGATGCCCTAAATGTATGCCTAAATATAAAACAAAACTGATAGAGTTTTTAGAAAAAGTGGAAGCTAAAATCTGTGAAGATTGTGCAAGAAGAAAAGCAACTAATCCTATAAGGGTACTAGATTGCAAAATTGATGCATGTAAAGATGTATATGTAGATGCTCCAAAACTTCTAGAAAATCTTTGTGATGAGTGCAAAAGCGACTTCTCAACTTTACAAGAGCTTTTAAAAGCAAATAGAATCGATTTTGAGGTAGATATTTTCTTGGTTCGCGGGCTTGACTACTATACAAAAACAGCGTTTGAATTTGTAAGCGGCCATCTGGGAGCACAAAATGCCATAGCAGGCGGAGGAAGATTTGATAGACTCGTGGAGTTTTTAGGCGGTAAACCTACTCCGGCTATTGGGTTTGCCATAGGAGTGGAAAGGATTTTGGATCTGATAGAGCTTCCCCAAAAACAAAGAGAAGGAGTATATCTTGGAGTTATGATAGAAGAAGCTTTACCGCTAGCCTTTGAAATTGCATCTAATCTTAGAAAAAAGATATTTGTAGAGTTTCCTTACAAGAAAAAGTCTCTAAAAGCCCACTTAAAAGGAGCCGATAAAACAAATACCAGATATGCAGCAATAATTGGTGAAGATGAGTTTAAACAAAAAAGTATCTGGCTGAAAGACCTGGAAGAGAAAAAAGAGGAGATAATAAATATCGAAGAATTTCTAAAAAGATTTGGAGACTGA
- the tmk gene encoding dTMP kinase, whose translation MYVILEGIDRVGKSTQIELLKKEFKDAIFTKEPGGTEFGKKIREIVLYEKEISPIAEIFLFLADRNEHIQKVIKPNIDRLIISDRGFVSGIAYAKVKSNLSIEKLLKLNLTAMEDIVPDKIILIKIDESELKKRMHIQELDSIEKRGIEYLLEVQKIMEETIKKLSIQYLLIDAKLTIEEINEKIVDFIKKV comes from the coding sequence ATGTATGTCATTTTAGAAGGAATAGACAGAGTCGGAAAAAGCACGCAAATTGAACTTTTAAAAAAAGAGTTTAAAGATGCAATCTTTACAAAAGAACCAGGCGGAACCGAATTTGGTAAAAAGATAAGAGAAATTGTACTATATGAAAAAGAGATAAGTCCAATTGCTGAGATTTTTCTCTTTTTGGCTGATAGAAACGAGCATATACAAAAAGTTATAAAACCAAATATTGACAGACTAATTATTAGCGACAGAGGTTTTGTCTCCGGTATTGCATACGCAAAAGTAAAATCAAATCTAAGTATTGAAAAACTTTTAAAACTCAATCTTACGGCGATGGAAGATATAGTACCAGATAAAATCATACTAATCAAAATAGATGAGTCTGAATTAAAAAAAAGAATGCATATCCAAGAATTGGATTCTATAGAAAAAAGAGGAATTGAATATCTTTTAGAAGTACAAAAAATTATGGAAGAGACTATAAAAAAACTTTCTATTCAATATCTTCTTATCGATGCTAAATTGACTATAGAGGAAATAAACGAAAAAATCGTAGATTTCATTAAAAAGGTTTGA
- the coaD gene encoding pantetheine-phosphate adenylyltransferase, whose product MNKVIYPGTFDPLTNGHLDIIKRAAKLFDEVIVAVAESKEKKPMFDLQKRVKMAKKAVQNLKNVKVIFFDSLLVDLCEKEGANVIIRGLRAVSDFEYELQMGYANQSLKEDLETIYLMPNLKNAFVSSSVVRTILQFGGDVSHLVPKEILEDLVIGN is encoded by the coding sequence ATGAATAAAGTGATATATCCTGGTACTTTTGATCCCTTAACCAACGGTCATCTTGATATTATAAAAAGAGCGGCAAAACTTTTTGACGAGGTTATTGTAGCTGTAGCTGAATCAAAAGAGAAAAAACCTATGTTTGATCTTCAAAAAAGAGTTAAGATGGCTAAAAAAGCTGTACAGAATCTAAAAAATGTAAAAGTTATTTTTTTTGACTCCCTTTTAGTAGATCTTTGTGAAAAAGAAGGTGCAAACGTAATAATCAGAGGATTAAGAGCCGTAAGCGATTTTGAGTACGAACTGCAAATGGGGTATGCCAATCAGTCTCTAAAAGAAGACTTAGAAACCATATACCTTATGCCAAATCTTAAAAATGCGTTTGTAAGTTCATCAGTTGTTAGAACAATCTTACAATTTGGAGGAGACGTTAGCCATCTAGTGCCTAAAGAGATTTTGGAAGATTTAGTTATTGGGAATTAG
- a CDS encoding UbiX family flavin prenyltransferase, which translates to MKIVVAISGASGVNLGLKTYDKIPKNHEKYLIVNENADIVSLKERGYNIFENKEIWEGPASGSFGVDAMMVVPCSMNTLAKIAVGISDNLTTRAASVIIKEKKKLLLSPRELPFSPIALENMHKLSLLNVIIAPPVLGYYSQQKSLEEMEDFIIGKWFDLLGIENSLYKRWGKNE; encoded by the coding sequence ATGAAAATAGTAGTCGCTATTTCAGGTGCAAGTGGAGTAAATCTCGGATTAAAAACATACGATAAGATTCCTAAAAATCACGAAAAATATCTAATAGTAAATGAAAATGCCGATATCGTATCATTAAAAGAGAGAGGATACAATATCTTTGAAAATAAAGAGATCTGGGAAGGACCTGCAAGCGGTAGTTTTGGAGTAGACGCTATGATGGTAGTTCCATGTTCTATGAATACATTGGCAAAAATAGCCGTAGGTATATCGGACAATCTAACCACAAGAGCAGCTAGCGTTATCATAAAAGAGAAAAAAAAACTGCTTCTATCCCCAAGAGAACTCCCTTTTAGCCCAATCGCTCTTGAAAATATGCATAAACTGTCTCTTTTAAATGTTATAATTGCACCTCCAGTTTTGGGATATTATAGTCAACAAAAAAGTCTTGAAGAGATGGAAGATTTTATAATAGGAAAATGGTTCGATCTCTTAGGCATAGAAAATTCACTTTACAAACGATGGGGAAAAAATGAATAA
- a CDS encoding response regulator, which produces MKILLVEDDVTLGETLKELLEKNGFEVVWVSDGQSALDTTYYQKFDLWLFDVKVFFRRI; this is translated from the coding sequence ATGAAAATTTTGCTTGTTGAAGATGATGTTACTTTAGGGGAAACGCTAAAAGAGCTTCTAGAGAAAAATGGATTTGAAGTAGTTTGGGTTAGTGACGGTCAAAGCGCTTTGGATACTACGTACTATCAAAAATTTGATCTTTGGCTTTTTGACGTAAAGGTCTTTTTTAGACGGATTTGA
- a CDS encoding response regulator transcription factor, with amino-acid sequence MFITALTDINSLSTGFEIGADDYIKKPFDFDELLVRIKALLKKRFSNKKKYIKYKNLSYNIEKEEISLDGEKIHLPPVQMRLLKLFLKNIGKTLPKDEIIWEISEDEEVSELALRVHINKLRKLGLNIKNIRKIGYILEEES; translated from the coding sequence ATTTTTATAACCGCATTGACAGATATAAACTCTCTTTCAACAGGTTTTGAGATAGGCGCTGACGATTATATAAAAAAGCCTTTCGATTTTGATGAATTACTTGTAAGAATAAAAGCTCTACTAAAAAAGAGATTCTCCAATAAAAAAAAGTATATAAAATACAAAAATCTTTCATACAATATTGAAAAAGAGGAGATAAGCTTAGATGGAGAGAAGATACATCTTCCTCCGGTTCAGATGAGGCTTTTAAAACTATTTTTAAAAAATATAGGCAAAACTTTGCCAAAAGATGAAATAATCTGGGAGATATCCGAAGATGAAGAGGTTAGTGAACTTGCACTGAGAGTTCATATAAACAAACTAAGAAAACTTGGACTTAATATAAAAAATATTAGAAAAATAGGTTATATATTGGAGGAAGAGAGTTGA
- a CDS encoding ATP-binding protein, giving the protein MKRYEKRVFWKFFVIYFASVSLLILSAGYFYYKEQKQVLLSKEQFSLILYARMLKMSDFRYKKDGYFYEILDKKIEKFEPRNLKITDCCIEKIVPNRYQQGFIVVKKSKEEFLNHKRKLIIKVLIIQVLLLLFFGVISFFLAKLAIKPLQETINRLSLFIKDLIHDLNTPVTFILLNLKLLNSYNECKDKKELVRIENSAKEIADLYKNLNILLEERTFKKEELNLYEIVKDVVEIIKTKYYDIRVGNRV; this is encoded by the coding sequence TTGAAAAGATATGAAAAAAGAGTTTTTTGGAAATTTTTTGTGATCTATTTTGCTTCCGTATCCCTCTTAATACTTAGTGCGGGATATTTTTATTATAAAGAGCAAAAACAGGTTCTTTTATCAAAAGAGCAGTTTTCCCTTATTTTATATGCGAGAATGCTTAAAATGAGTGATTTTAGATATAAAAAAGATGGATATTTTTATGAAATATTGGATAAAAAGATAGAGAAGTTTGAACCTAGAAATCTAAAAATTACGGATTGTTGTATAGAAAAGATAGTTCCAAATAGATATCAACAGGGATTTATAGTCGTAAAAAAAAGCAAAGAAGAGTTTTTAAATCATAAAAGAAAATTGATAATCAAGGTTTTGATTATTCAAGTTTTACTACTTCTATTTTTTGGAGTAATAAGTTTTTTTCTAGCCAAACTAGCCATAAAACCTTTACAAGAAACGATAAATAGGCTGAGCTTGTTTATAAAAGATTTGATTCATGATTTGAATACACCGGTAACTTTTATACTTTTAAATCTAAAACTGTTGAATAGTTATAATGAGTGTAAAGATAAAAAAGAGCTTGTCAGAATTGAAAACAGTGCTAAAGAGATAGCTGATCTTTACAAAAATCTAAATATTTTATTGGAGGAGAGAACTTTCAAGAAGGAGGAGTTAAATCTTTATGAAATAGTTAAAGACGTGGTAGAAATTATAAAGACAAAATATTACGATATAAGAGTTGGAAATCGAGTGTAA
- a CDS encoding sensor histidine kinase, whose amino-acid sequence MEIECKNFVVKSHEGALRQILVNVLDNACKYNKKGGYVKIWTKKDTLFIKDSGIGIENIEKIFDRYYKEHQEGKGIGLHIVKTLCEAMDIDIDVESKKNFGTVFMFRFYK is encoded by the coding sequence TTGGAAATCGAGTGTAAAAATTTTGTCGTTAAAAGTCATGAAGGAGCATTAAGGCAGATTCTTGTAAACGTTTTAGATAATGCGTGCAAATATAACAAAAAAGGCGGATATGTTAAGATTTGGACAAAAAAAGATACTCTCTTTATCAAAGATAGCGGTATAGGGATAGAAAATATAGAAAAAATATTTGATAGATACTATAAAGAGCATCAAGAGGGGAAGGGCATAGGACTTCACATCGTAAAAACTCTTTGTGAAGCTATGGATATAGATATAGATGTAGAATCTAAAAAAAATTTTGGGACTGTTTTTATGTTTAGATTTTATAAATAA
- a CDS encoding PqqD family protein yields the protein MRIENLAINKNGFAFDPTTGETFTLNDTAKEIIEDLAKGIEEKEIAKKLSKEYDVTEEEALNDVLDFKEKLKLYGLLS from the coding sequence ATGAGGATAGAAAATTTGGCTATTAACAAAAACGGTTTTGCGTTCGATCCGACAACCGGAGAGACGTTTACACTCAATGACACAGCTAAAGAGATTATAGAAGATTTAGCAAAAGGAATAGAAGAAAAAGAGATAGCAAAAAAACTCTCTAAAGAGTATGATGTAACAGAGGAGGAGGCCTTAAACGATGTTTTGGATTTTAAAGAGAAACTAAAACTTTATGGACTGTTGTCATGA
- a CDS encoding ATP-grasp domain-containing protein → MIVAISGVNDTDNPGPGIGVARSLKEADSSIKTVGLSYDVQDPGNYMDFVIDKSYILTYPSQGWEPIFDRLLYIKESYGLDAVIPTLDAELPLYIKYQEELNRVGIKTFLPNLEQFELRSKENLGKVSEILEILYPKTKKVFNIDQLKEAVNEIGFPCVVKGNYYKAYKVKSLSEAVYYFTEISNEWGFPILVQEVIKGEELNVVGAGDGKGNSLGLVVIKKMTTTHLGKIWNGVTIKHNKLLKVAEDFVNKYKWKGPFELECIVDEENIILIEINPRFPAWVYFATGVGVNLPKRVLDVMFGKNVDTSSSYESGKMMVRYTYELITDIDNLSELATKGESDG, encoded by the coding sequence ATGATTGTAGCGATTAGCGGAGTAAACGATACCGACAATCCAGGACCCGGTATTGGCGTGGCGAGAAGTTTAAAGGAAGCTGACTCTTCCATTAAAACTGTAGGACTTAGCTACGATGTTCAAGATCCTGGAAACTATATGGATTTCGTTATAGATAAGAGTTATATTTTAACTTATCCATCTCAAGGTTGGGAGCCTATATTTGATAGGCTTTTATATATCAAAGAGAGTTACGGTCTTGATGCCGTTATTCCTACATTAGATGCAGAATTACCATTATATATCAAATATCAAGAGGAGTTAAATAGAGTAGGTATAAAAACTTTCTTGCCAAATCTTGAACAATTTGAATTAAGAAGTAAAGAGAATCTAGGTAAAGTTAGTGAAATATTAGAAATTTTATATCCAAAAACTAAAAAAGTGTTTAATATTGACCAGCTAAAAGAGGCAGTAAACGAGATAGGATTTCCGTGTGTCGTTAAAGGAAACTATTATAAGGCTTATAAAGTCAAATCTTTATCGGAAGCCGTTTACTATTTTACGGAAATCTCAAATGAGTGGGGTTTTCCTATACTAGTTCAAGAGGTTATAAAAGGGGAGGAGCTTAACGTCGTAGGCGCAGGTGACGGTAAAGGCAACTCTTTAGGACTTGTCGTAATAAAAAAGATGACAACTACGCATCTTGGAAAAATATGGAACGGTGTGACCATAAAACACAATAAGCTACTAAAAGTTGCTGAGGATTTTGTTAACAAATATAAATGGAAAGGACCTTTTGAACTTGAGTGTATAGTTGATGAAGAGAATATTATTTTAATAGAGATAAACCCAAGATTCCCGGCCTGGGTATATTTTGCTACGGGTGTGGGAGTAAATCTTCCAAAAAGAGTTTTAGACGTTATGTTTGGTAAAAATGTTGATACATCAAGCAGTTATGAGAGCGGAAAGATGATGGTTAGATATACATACGAACTTATTACGGATATTGATAATCTTAGTGAATTAGCCACAAAAGGAGAGAGTGATGGCTAA
- a CDS encoding alanine racemase encodes MAEVVSEFEYEKARELGIDGKDIIYNGPYKPYESLVTAAKEGAKIHIDTFDEINDLEKVADELGLEIPVAIRLNMDTGIYPQWSRFGFNIESGQAMDAVKRIKAGGKLRLTGLHAHIGTFMLDANAYKIETAKMVRFMNEVEEKVGFTIEYIDVGGGFASKNHLRGIYQPPEVVVPTIDDYAEAITSALYENLKGNSYPKLYLETGRHLIDEAGYLVTSVVASKTLPDSRRSYIVDAGVNLLYTYFWYKFNIELTREVSGISEPAMINGPLCMNIDVIDESILLPRLRRGDKLVISPVGAYNVTQWMQFIRYRPRVLMVTEDGNVELIREKEDLSDIEKREILPEKLKLK; translated from the coding sequence ATTGCTGAAGTTGTAAGCGAATTTGAGTATGAAAAAGCAAGAGAGTTAGGTATCGATGGTAAAGATATTATATACAACGGTCCATATAAACCGTATGAGTCTTTAGTAACAGCGGCAAAAGAGGGAGCTAAGATCCATATAGATACTTTTGATGAGATAAACGATCTTGAAAAGGTTGCAGATGAACTTGGATTAGAGATACCAGTAGCCATAAGACTCAATATGGATACGGGAATCTATCCGCAATGGAGTCGCTTTGGATTCAATATCGAAAGCGGTCAAGCGATGGATGCGGTCAAGCGTATAAAAGCCGGAGGAAAACTTAGACTTACTGGTCTTCACGCTCACATAGGTACTTTTATGTTAGATGCGAACGCTTACAAGATAGAGACTGCTAAAATGGTTCGGTTTATGAATGAAGTTGAAGAGAAGGTTGGATTTACAATAGAGTATATAGATGTGGGCGGAGGTTTTGCCTCAAAAAATCATCTAAGGGGCATTTATCAGCCGCCGGAAGTAGTTGTCCCGACAATCGATGATTATGCAGAAGCTATAACTAGTGCACTGTATGAAAATCTGAAAGGAAACAGCTATCCTAAACTCTATCTTGAAACCGGAAGGCATCTTATAGACGAAGCTGGATATTTGGTAACTTCGGTAGTTGCTAGCAAAACTTTGCCAGATTCAAGAAGAAGCTACATTGTAGATGCGGGCGTAAATCTTTTATATACCTATTTTTGGTATAAATTTAACATTGAGTTGACTAGAGAAGTAAGTGGTATAAGTGAACCTGCTATGATAAACGGGCCTCTTTGTATGAATATTGACGTTATAGACGAATCAATTTTGCTTCCGAGATTAAGAAGAGGTGATAAGTTGGTTATTTCTCCTGTAGGAGCCTATAACGTTACCCAATGGATGCAGTTTATCAGATATAGACCTAGAGTTTTAATGGTCACAGAAGATGGAAATGTGGAGTTAATAAGAGAAAAAGAGGATTTAAGCGATATTGAAAAAAGAGAGATATTACCGGAAAAACTAAAACTTAAATGA
- a CDS encoding urea transporter, producing the protein MAGFKSFKSYINSILAAYAEVLFIENKKIGILLLIVTFINPNIAISGLLGVIFVLIFAAYIRMDPEFLESGILYL; encoded by the coding sequence ATGGCGGGTTTTAAAAGTTTTAAATCTTATATCAACTCTATTTTAGCCGCATATGCAGAAGTCCTGTTTATAGAAAATAAAAAAATAGGTATTTTGCTTTTAATCGTAACGTTTATAAATCCTAACATAGCTATAAGCGGTCTTTTGGGAGTGATTTTTGTTCTTATTTTTGCAGCTTATATCAGAATGGACCCTGAATTTTTAGAAAGTGGAATTTTATATCTATAA